The genomic segment TAAACTGAGACTCACCGGTGTATCGAAAACCTCGCTACGGCTGTGTCTCATAAGTagtaccatactgtcctccacttcctccatggctagtagatccatcaccaccagaaccttcatcgctGCTGGTCTAAGTCTcctcctcgacactctccattgaggccctttcctttccttttcttctttgctggGATTGACGCCCTCCTGATCGAGTCGACTGGGTACTAGAGCGTCCTCGTCCTCGCATGAGAGGATCATCTCTCTGAACGGGAGCATCGTACCAGTCATGCGGTGACTAGCTCCCCTCTAGCCACGTCATATCGGCTGTAGGAGTGCGTGGAATGttgcgctcagcccattgctGTGGATCGACCATAGCCTCGGTGGCTATGATGCTAGCTGGTCGTCGAGGCGATCCTGGCTCATCAAGCTCGGGCTCGTGCTGCTGGGCCGCAAGCCAGTCGAGCATaggattatcatcatcatctgtaAAAGTCTTATAGATGGGATCtgcatacttgagctccacttccttctgaatgcattttagcctcaaccgcagattgtagtgcacataaactaggtcgttgaggcgcttttgtGTCAAACGATTCCTCTGTTTGCTGTGGATGAGGCCGAAGATGGACCAGTTGCGCTCACAGCCACTCGAGGAGACCATTTGGAAGAGGATtcggatagctatccgcttaagattttttgcggatccgccaaaatgaatccaccattcagctgcaaaaatttgaagataattacATTTTACATATATGATGGCCTCATAGTTGAAGATAATTCAGATGCAGAGGTGTCTTGCAGATTTGTATTGTACCTGAATTCATAGTTGTCTTGCTCACGACAGCTGGTCGCTGTCCAAAGCTATggctgccctctctaaataatttggtctgTGGAAAGAAGCTTGTTGTAGTATGTCAATAATATAAGATCCGATATATTTACATATGTTACTAAATCATAGTTACATCTTCTATACATGATGCGGCGActtctggatcaggctccatcttATAAATAACATTACGCAGAGCACCATCTTAGTATAATTATACAAATATATCAATCAGtataattatcaatattatcgcttacctgctagatgcaatTCCCTACCCATTTGGGCTCCCCATCGCCgctcaatgatgtcgatgtactcCTAGGCATGGGCTGCATCTGCCTCCATGATCTGAGCCTTTGCCttctccatcatgtgatacaaaaagCCCATCTGGGGGTACCTCTCGCTATCTACGGCCCGCAACACTtgatataatggtttgatagccttgactatCGCATTGGCCCACTGCCAGAATGATTGCCTGTTTACCAAGTCTTCCATTCTGCTTCCTTCAGTGCCGGCCTAAGCATATCTACTTTCCTGCCACTCGGGACtgacaaacatctgacgtagggctccTTTCTTCTCGATAAGGCTATCCAGTGCAATGTAATTcgtagcaaaccgtgtgactcctggtctaaaaatttctcccccTGCATACTTTCTCATTAATGAAAAAACCCAAGTATGGCTATAAATATACCTGGTGATGCGTTGGGCCATCTCCACTGTAtgttgcaccctacggatctttccaATGTCCATCAGGATGAGGTCGAtgcaatgtgcagcacatggggtccagaaaatttgtggtcgccgctccatcaagacctgcccggccaacttatattgcggcccgttatcagtgacgacctgcacgatattctcctctccaatctgatcaatcacctcctccATAAGTTTGAGGATGTAATTGGCGTTGTGTACCTTATCCGAAGCATCAACtgacttgtggaagaaggtcttcgtatcacagtatgtcagaaagttgatgatgGCCCGCTTTgtcggaccggtccaaccatcacacatcagaGTGAGCCCATATGTGGGCTACTTGCTCTTATATGAGCCAATCCAATTCTCTAGctcctccttattgttgtcaaaaAGCTCACCGTAGATGTCCCTCAGGCCTGGAGGATCGACACCGGGACCGGCAGACTGTATGGCAGAAATGGCAGACttgtagtatgtattgtctACAGCATTCACTGGaatgtggctgaagtggaaccaggatccaatagctcgccacatatccttcttcttctccttcttccacatTGTGTCTACCCTTTGCTGCTTCGAATCTCTCCTGAGGAAGGCatgcggatctacatcatgGATTGACGCACCTGGTGGAATCCCTCCGAAAGACTTCTTTCGGCCACCAAAACCACCCAGGATAGATGCAATCCGGCTACGTCCTCTGCCCACGCCCTCCCTAACTGAGGTTGTCCTTTGAAACTCTGGATCTTGTCTGCTTCCACCAGAACCGGCGCCTGACTCGAAAaacgagggcccaaatcgagcccgaTGCCTCGCCACCTCCTTCTGCTGCCACCGATCATCCAGACTCGCCCACATGGCAGAATGGATCTGTGTCTCCTCCTTATCTGGACCCTCGACCTCCTGTGACTCCATCAAGTGATAGGAAGGTGCTTCTGCAGCTTGGCGTTCCACCTCTGCTTTCTGCTTGGCAGCCCTCTCCTTGGCTGCTTTGATCTCAGCGAGGTTTTTCCTCATCAGCTGACGGGTGCTCGGTGGGCATTCTGAGCATGCAGATATCTCACGAGAATTACCGGCTAagtgtgtcacgccccgagcccgaggcgcggcagacgccgcacgcccgcacggcgggccgcacgggcgcgcaaggcagcagatcatatcaaagcagatacagcttttcaaagataacataattatttaaattgttcaaaagcggtcttacaaaattccaaaataacatatgccaacataattcaaatgtccaaactaaactaactaaaatgtcaaaaactgaagaatcatcgggattctaacgcactccccaatcccgtgcgatcaagcctctggatctgaaaaacgaagaaaacagaataatgagctacactagcccagtaagcaacaaaataccccagagtggggtcagagcatatcagatcaaaatacaggataatgtttgaaacaaatcacaaataatatcatttttgtttttataaaactctgatatcataatctcaacatgataggctacggccacgtaacccagtggcatgggttgcacagagtgccagaaaccactattgttagtcaccggtggaaacggtgtccagaaaccactattctaatcaccggtggcgcggtgtcgaaaccggttcctcacagaatacaagtcgacagggccaacgtataatccccattggcggggccagaacagaacagaacagatcatagccatgctgagaatgcatatatacaaatataaatttcataaattatCTAATCATattttacggatttcagagcatataacaaaatattcaaataaaatttaaacatgccagacccattttacaaaACATGTTTCAAAATTAatccactaataattattttaccaaataatttcgaaaatgcactttgaagcattaagttacttacctcttctcgcttaattcctacttcagataggcggatcaggttcacctgtttaaatttaattaattctttgTTAATGTCAGAATTAAgcagaaatccaaaaataatactattggacacggcccaacagggcccatagttggcccataatgggcatggcccgataggccCATATTGGGCACGGCCcaatgggttcgggtttcgggttccggatttcggatccgggttcgggttccgggcttGGATCTGAAAAGGGCCCAAGCTGGGCCCACAAGGGTACTGCCCGACTGGGCCCAATcggactggactgggcccaagttgggcctgcagtggactgggcccaagttgggcctgcagtggACTGGGCCCAACGGGCCCAATTTGGCCCGTGATGggctcctccttccccaaacCCCCTCACGGACAGAGGAAGCAGGAGAgacagaagagagagggagagggccagCCCGGGTGGCCTCCGGCCTCCTCTTGGTCGACGGTCAGCCGGCCGCCAGCGGCCGGCGGTTGCGGCGGTGACTGACGAGGAAGAGACCGAGAGtggtctcggtttggggccaaaacaaAGGGAGGAAAGCATGCATCGGCTAAGATCGGAGAGCACAAAGGGAAGAGGGCTTACCGGCAGTCGACGGAAGTGGCGGATCTCGGCCGGGGGAGGCTCGGTCCGGTgtcaggcggcggcggcgacgcttgaacccaaggagatgggtctcagaacagggggtggccgcgagggggatccgggcggcgctcggtcgggagggtacaccggtcggagaagaggaggagggaaggaagaagaggaggaggaggagctcgggatgccctaggGGAAGGAGTAGATGGGGCTTTATAGCCCCATCGCAACGgttctccgccgcgaaaatcgcggcggtcaAGCGAGATCCACGGCCGATTCAGCCGTGAATCGGCCGTGGATGGACTAGGAGGGGCGCCGCGGGAATCTCGCGGCGCCCTTGCCTTGTTTGcccctccggaggagccggagaggatcgcccacgcgatcctctgttccggctccttccccaaatgaatcggggctgaagtcggcgagggctgccgacttcagccccgtgtctcacattcttcccccctaaaaaaaaatttcgtcctcgaaatttaacataccttagcttgcaaaaaggtccggatatttttccttcatctcgTCCTCCAGCTCCCACGTGGCCTCTCGTTCtgagtgattgctccactggatcttaatataaggaatcgtgcgcctcctcaacacttgctcttttctatcaaccacacgtacaggctgctcaggatatgtcaaatcttctctaagctgcaagggagccacttctaccacatggctcatatctggaatatactttcttagcatggaaacatgaaaaacattgtgaACTCCAGACAGTGAAGGTGGAAGTGCCAATTTGTAAGCCACTGCTCCTACTCTTTCCAGAATCTCAAAGGGGCCGACATAGCGTGGACTAAGTTTTCCGCGTATTCCAAATCGCATCACCCCTTTAGTAGGAGACACTTTCAGAAACACATGATCTCCGACCTGAAATTCTAATTCCCTTCTTCTATTATCTGCATAACTTTTCTGTCTGCTCTGAGCTATCCGAAGGCGTTCCCTGATCAGCTGGATCTTCTCTACTGTTTGTTGCACAATCTCGGggcccataatttttctttcaccaacatcatcccaacagataggtgatctacactttcttccatatagagcctcataaggtgccatttgaatacttgcctggtaactgttattatatgcaaactcaaccaAAGGCAAGTGACGGTCCCAAGAACCTTTCATATCCATTACACAAGCTCTTAGCATATCTTCCAAGGTCTGAATGGTTCTTTCTAATTGGCCATCAGTCTGAGGGTGGAAAGCTGTGCTGAAGCTCAGAGTGGTCCCCAAGGCTTTATACAAACTACTCCAAAAGTGAGATACAAACCGCGAGTCCCTATCGGAAACAATGGATACGGGTACTCCATGCAACCTCACTATTTGTTCAATGTAGAGCTCTGCAAACTTTTCCAAGGTCATTCCTACTTTGAATGCCAAAAAGTGTGCCGACTTTGTCAATCTGTCCACAATCACCCATATAGCATCATAACCTTTAAGAGTGCGAGGCAACCCGGAGACGAAGTCCATAGTGATgtgttcccacttccattcaggaAGTGGTAGGGGCTGCAACAACCCTGCCGGTCTTTGATGCTCTGCTTTAACTTGCTGACATGTCAAACACCGAGCCACAAATTGTGCAATTTCTCTCTTCATATTATTCCACCAAAATGTACCTTTCAAATCCTTATACATCTTAGTACCCCCAGGATGCACTGTATATCCAGTATTATGAGCTTCCTTCATAATTTCATTCTTTAAATCGGAGTCATTTGGAATACACATTCTGTTCCTGTATCTCAATGATCCAtcctcatgaagtctgaattctGATTGAGAATCTGATTCAATATCACTTCTAAGCTTTTGCAACTGAGGGTCATCTGCTTGAGCAATTCTGATCCTCTCTATCAAGGTAGGTTGGACACGTAAGTTTGCCAAttgtgcatcagagtcatgccaaCATACCTCAATTTCTGCTCTCCTCAGATCTTCCAGAATTTTCCTCTGAGAGGTGAGTAAGGCAGCAATACTACCAGTGGATTTTCTGCTCAGTGCATCTGCTACCACATTAGCTTTTCCCGGATGGTAATGAATAGACAAATCATAATCCTTCAGTAACTCTAACCATCTTCTCTGTCTCATGTTTAGTTCCTTCTGGGTAAAAAGGTATTTCAAACTTTTGTGATCAGTGTACACCTTACAAgattcaccatataaataatgtCTCCAAATTTTTAATGCAAACACAACAGCAGCAAGTTCCAGATCATGAACGGGGTAGTTCTCCTCATATGACTTTAATTGTCGGGAAGCATATGCAATGACCCTATCATTCTGCATCAGTACACAACCCAATCCTTTCTTTGAggcatcactgtagatggtaTAACCTTCGCCATTAGAGGGAAGGGTAAGGATGGGAGCGGACACCAAACGTTGCttaagctcctggaagctcTGTTCACATTTATCTGACCACTCAAACTTAACTCCTTTACGAGTTAGTCGAGTCAAAGATGCAGCAATAGAGGAAAAATCCTCAACAAACCGTCTATAATATCCTGCTAGGCCCAAGAAGCTGCGAATCTCAGTAACACTATTGGGTCTGCTCCAGTTGACCACTGCCTCGATCTTCTTTGGATCCACATAGATACCCTCTTTAGATATTACATGCCCTAAGAACATCACACTGTCTAGCCAGAATTCACTTTTCTTCAACTTACCATACAACTGCTCTTGTCTTAGGGTTTCCAGTACTAACCTCAAATATTGCTCGTGCTCGGCCTGGCTCCCAGAATAGATCAAGATATCATCGATAAAGACTACTAcaaatttgtccagaaagggtCTGAACACCCTGTTCATCAAATCCATAAAAGCTGCAGGGGCATTtgtcagtccaaaaggcatgaccaaaaattcataGTGCCCATAACGAGTACGAAAAGCAGTTTTAGGCACATCTTCAGCCCTTATCTTTAATTGATGGTACCcagaacgaagatcaattttagagaatatctgagcaccctttaactgatcaaataagtcatcaattcttggtagaggatacttgttctttattgttgctttatttatctctcgataatcaatacataatctcatactaccatccttcttctttacaaataagactggagctccccaaggtgaaacactaggtctgatgaaacccttatcaagaagatcctgcaactgctcctttaattctttcatttcagctggagccattctatagggggtcttagagattggtgtggtaccaggaattaaatcaattgcaaattcaATTTCTCTATCTGGTGGCAAGCCAGGAAGGTCTTCCGGAAAGACATCAGGGTATTCATTCACTACTCGAATATCTTCCAATCTTTGATCTGATTGTCTGGTATCAACCACTGTGGCAATATACGCCATACTCCCCTTTCTAAGCAGCCGCTTAATTTGCATAGCGGAGACAACTCGAGGGGAGGTATAAGCACCACTCCCTACGAAGCTGAATTCGGTATCTCCGGGGATCTGAAAGTTTACCCGTTTCTCATGGCAATTAATGGTGGCAAATTGTGATGCTAACCAGTCCATACCGAGGATTATGTCAAAGTCATGCATATCTATAACTATCAAATCAGCAGGCAAGTCTCTACCTACTATCTGAATTGgacaagtcttgcagacctgATTACCAATCACCCCACTCCCTGCAGGAGTGCTAACATGCAGATCATACTCTAATTGCACACAAGGCAGGtcatgtttttgcacaaatgtagatgacacaaaggaatgcgtagcaccagaatcaaatagtgtatgagcataaacagaagcaactgacaatgtacctgacaccaccgtgttggatgcctgagcatcctaCTGAGTCAGAGCATAAATACGACCCTGTGTGCGCAGTCTCCCCCCTTTCTGCTGCTTaggagaagaaggctgagctgactgAGCCGGAGCAGGAGAAGCTTGCACTTGCTGGTTTCTTGAAGTTTGAGGCCTCTGAACTGATCGGAGGTCCTGTTGAGGACACTCAGCTACCTTATGACCCAGCTGGCCGCATCTGAAACAAGCACCAGATAATCGTCTACAGTGTTCAGTCTTATGCATACCACCACATGCATCACACTTATGCTTCTCTTGCTGAATAGTCTTTCCATCAGATCCTTGCTTCCCTGATTGCCAAGATTGGTTATGTGATTTTGCAGTCTTGCTAGAATTCTGTCCACTGCAAGCATCATAATCtctgcttctcttcttttgtttcttatctttggcatcataggtttCTTTCCAGACAATTTCCAGATTCTTAGCCCTGTCTACCAGATCATCATAGTTTGTCGAGTGTATTGCGGCCAAACTCCGACGTAagtgaggcttcaatccttcttcaaatctccttatccgggactctgcatccatgacgagggtgggagcaaaccgagATAGCCTGTCAAACTCTGCCTCATACTCATCCACAGTCATAGTTCCTTGATTCAGATTGAGAAATTCCCTCTCTAGCTCCCTCAGGCGactggagggaaaatacttggagtagaatgctGTGCAGAATCTCTGCCAGGTAAGCGCCTCCTGCTCGAGTGCCAATGTGCGCTCCACAgacatccaccaatgatgagctcggtcctgaaacatataggtggcaaacctgaccttctcttcatcggtgcactccattgccctgaaggctttctccatttcatTTATCCAGGTTTCGGCCTCCTGAGGACTAGTGGTGCCTTTAAAAGCCGAAGGTGCCATTCTCTTGAATTCTGCTATACTCCTTCTTTGCTCAGGAGGAGCAACATCCTGCTGGACTGGTTGCTGGGGTTGTTGCCTCTGTTGGCGTACTAACCCgacgacctcctcgatcagttcgAGCACCCGAGTTTGATTTCCGGCGGCAGCTTCTGGAGTTGATTGACCCTGGGGCCCTGAGTTATGCGGTGCCTCGCCCGCTTGGTTAGTGGGGGCTCTTCCCCGAGAGCGCCCAACCATCCGATTTAAGCTACGGACACGGCGAGGCGGCATTCTGATTCAGTggaaatatagaaatgttataaATTTATCAAAACAGAATAATACATAATAGTTAACAAAACAAATGAACATTATCCCCTTAGCAGGTTCTTACCCATCTCTCAACCTTTCTGACGGATCCTACGAATCCTAAAACTTAGGCTCaatataattgtttcagttacaatccctagtgatcttaaacctgagctctgataccaccaaatctgtcacgccccgagcccgaggcgcggcagacgccgcacgcccgcacggcgggccgcacgggcgcgcaaggcagcagatcatatcaaagcagatacagcttttcaaagataacataattatttaaattattcaaaagcggtcttacaaaattccaaaataacatatgccaacataattcaaatgtccaaactaaactaactaaaatgtcaaaaactgaagaatcatcgggattctaacgcactccccaatcccgtgcgatcaagcctctggatctgaaaaacgaagaaaacagaataatgagctacactagcccagtaagcaacaaaataccccagagtggggtcagagcatatcagatcaaaatacaggataatgtttgaaacaaatcacaaataatatcatttttgtttttataaaactctgatatcataatctcaacatgataggctacggccacgtaacccagtggcatgggttgcacagagtgccagaaaccactattgttagtcaccggtggaaacggtgtccagaaaccactattctaatcaccggtggcgcggtgtcgaaaccggttcctcacagaatacaagtcgacaggaccaacgtataatccccattggcggggccagaacagaacagaacagatcatagccatgctgagaatgcatatatacaaatataaatttcataaattatCTAATCATattttacggatttcagagcatataacaaaatattcaaataaaatttaaacatgccagacccattttacaaaACATGTTTCAAAATTAatccactaataattattttaccaaataatttcgaaaatgcactttgaagcattaagttacttacctcttctcgcttaattcctacttcagataggcggatcaggttcacctgtttaaatttaattaattctttgTTAATGTCAGAATTAAgcagaaatccaaaaataatactattggacacggcccaacagggcccatagttggcccataatgggcatggcccgataggccCATATTGGGCACGGCCcaatgggttcgggtttcgggttccggatttcggatccgggttcgggttccgggcttGGATCTGAAAAGGGCCCAAGCTGGGCCCACAAGGGTACTGCCCGACTGGGCCCAATcggactggactgggcccaagttgggcctgcagtggactggactgggcccaagttgggcctgcagtggactggactgggcccaagttgggcctgcagtggactgggcccaagttgggcctgcagtggACTAGGCCCAACGGGCCCAATTTGGCCCGTGATGGGCTCCTTCCCCAAACCCCCTCACGGACAGAGGAAGCAGGAGAgacagaagagagagggagagggccagCCCGGGTGGCCTCCGGCCTCCTCTTGGTCGACGGTCAGCCGGCCGCCAGCGGCCGGCGGTTGCGGCGGTGACTGACGAGGAAGAGACCGAGAGtggtctcggtttggggccaaaacaaAGGGAGGAAAGCATGCATCGGCTAAGATCGGAGAGCACAAAGGGAAGAGGGCTTACCGGCAGTCGACGGAAGTGGCGGATCTCGGCCGGGGGAGGCTCGGTCCGGTgtcaggcggcggcggcgacgcttgaacccaaggagatgggtctcagaacagggggtggccgcgagggggatccgggcggcgctcggtcgggagggtacaccggtcggagaagaggaggagggaaggaagaagaggaggaggaggaggaggagctcgggatgccctaggGGAAGGAGTAGATGGGGCTTTATAGCCCCATCGCAACGgttctccgccgcgaaaatcgcggcggtcaAGCGAGATCCACGGCCGATTCAGCCGTGAATCGGCCGTGGATGGACTAGGAGGGGCGCCGCGGGAATCTCGCGGCGCCCTTGCCTTGTTTGcccctccggaggagccggagaggatcgcccacgcgatcctctgttccggctccttccccaaatgaatcggggctgaagtcggcgagggctgccgacttcagccccgtgtcTCACAAAGTGCTGCTTTAATCTGGttacccctcctcctttgaagcacttgtggcaataATTGCACTGAAACTGGTGCCGTTCACCGAGCATCTTCCCATGCTCCCAGCCAATATTACGCTCTTGAGGTTGCCCTCTCCTTGATGGCTCCATTCCTACGACcacattaatttttttcaatttctattttttataattaaaaattatttttaaaatttttacttaaattataaattatataaattctgTAAAAACAAAAGTTAATTCCACCATTAACATTGTCCATATATCGATaacatataaaaaattcaaGACGAAATGGAATCATTGAATCATTTCCTGTTTTTTTGGCAATTTTTGACTTAATTTTTTAAGCAATTTAAATGAAAGATTAAAAAACCAATGTAGGGGAAAGAAATTTTACCGTATTTAGTTTTTGCTggatttttcttcaagaaaaacgATGCTCTCCGAcccttctaattttttttcacgCCTttgtctttctcttctttttctcctctctctctgccTTTCCTTCACCTAAGCTGATGGATTTGTTTTTAGCATTCGGTCGGCTTTTATAGCCAACCGTTGAGCCACTGTGCACTTCGGATTTTGCCACAGCGCGGCACTTCGAAGTGCCGCGCAAAGAGCCGCACCGGCACCTTCGAAGTGCCGCACAAAAGTGCCACCTGAAAGGGCCTCCGGCGCTGGCAATCCAATTTCAGCaccgaaccggtgcgaaccggctcggttcgcaccggttcgagatcataccggtgcgaaccgagcggTTCTCACCGGTTCGGacatgtaccggtgcgaaccggctcggttcgcaccggtacgggggTCGAACCGAACGGTTCCGACCCATATTGGGTCGGAACCATTTTATACCCCGGAACCGAACCGGTGCCagtcggtaccggtccggttcgggttgaaccgaccggtacaggtcggttcagcagacccTGGATCCAGCTATTTAAACCCAATCTGATACACAGTTAGATTGCCAAAGGTCAGTTTGCCATCAAATAATGAAGTAATTTTTTCAAACTTAGAAACATGTTTTCAACTATCAAGAAAATATTCTTTGGCTGTGTTGCTGTAAGAGTCACCTAAGCAATTTATCCAAGGGACTCAAACAATATGACATCAAAAAAAGTTCAAACTTTTTTCCTTAGTTTTCAACTTTCATGATGTAATTGACATTTTTTAGCTTTTTACTAATCACTAGGTTTATCCAAAACTGAGAACAAATTTTTGAACCTTGGCTACATTGCAAGCCAAGTAGCATTTTGTCTTGAGCTTCCCAATGGGCATTGACGATTGGAAGGGTGTTGCAACACTGTTTCATCAAGAATTTGGTACACTTattttcagcatggctatgctATTGCAGCACAGATTGGGAAGCAAAACATGAAAAAAGCACAGGACATTGCCATAAAGAGAGAACACCATGCAAAAGGATTCACTAAACTAAGGAGCCCaatgatgaaaacaaggaaTACACTATGAAAAAAAAGCATGCTATCACTAGATCACTTGATCTATGCCAATTCAAGTAATTAGAGAGCAAAAAAACAGGCTGGATGACAACCTTGACGTAAAATAACAATCCAAGTGGTCAACCTAGATTTTATGATTTGGAGCGAAAATTTGTCATTTCATTAATTATGTCACGATAAAATCATTTAAAttgtttctcaaataaatgcaaaaatgtttccttttaatttttccctTTATTTTAGCTGTTATTTTCACATTTGGAAATATTATTCGACGTGGTCCTGCCCACATCAGCAGC from the Phoenix dactylifera cultivar Barhee BC4 chromosome 14, palm_55x_up_171113_PBpolish2nd_filt_p, whole genome shotgun sequence genome contains:
- the LOC120113094 gene encoding uncharacterized protein LOC120113094; translated protein: MEPSRRGQPQERNIGWEHGKMLGERHQFQCNYCHKCFKGGGVTRLKQHLAGNSREISACSECPPSTRQLMRKNLAEIKAAKERAAKQKAEVERQAAEAPSYHLMESQEVEGPDKEETQIHSAMWASLDDRWQQKEVARHRARFGPSFFESGAGSGGSRQDPEFQRTTSVREGVGRGRSRIASILGGFGGRKKSFGGIPPGASIHDVDPHAFLRRDSKQQRVDTMWKKEKKKDMWRAIGSWFHFSHIPVNAVDNTYYKSAISAIQSAGPGVDPPGLRDIYGELFDNNKEELENWIGSYKSK